A genomic segment from Bradyrhizobium sp. CB1015 encodes:
- the gap gene encoding type I glyceraldehyde-3-phosphate dehydrogenase, giving the protein MAVRVGINGFGRIGRNVLRAIAESGRKDIEVVGINDLGPVETNAHLLRYDSVHGRFPGTVTVDGDSISLGSGKIKVTAERDPSKLPWKDLGVDIALECTGIFTSKDKASAHLTAGAKRVLVSAPADGADATIVYGVNHDTLTKDHLIVSNGSCTTNCLAPVAKVLNDLVGIETGFMTTIHAYTGDQPTLDTLHKDLYRGRAAAMSMIPTSTGAAKAIGLVLPELKGKLDGVAIRVPTPNVSVVDLKIVAKRSTDAKEVNAAMKRASEQQLKGILGYTSAPNVSIDFNHDPHSSTFHEDQTKVQNGTLVRVMSWYDNEWGFSNRMADTAVAMAKVI; this is encoded by the coding sequence ATGGCAGTCCGCGTCGGAATTAACGGTTTTGGCCGCATCGGCCGCAACGTCCTGCGGGCTATCGCCGAGTCAGGCCGCAAGGATATCGAGGTCGTCGGCATCAACGACCTCGGCCCGGTCGAGACCAACGCCCATCTCCTCCGCTACGACAGCGTCCATGGCCGCTTCCCCGGCACCGTCACCGTCGACGGCGATTCCATCAGCCTCGGCAGCGGCAAGATCAAGGTGACCGCCGAGCGCGATCCCTCGAAGCTGCCCTGGAAGGATCTCGGCGTCGACATCGCGCTGGAATGCACCGGCATCTTCACCTCGAAGGACAAGGCCTCCGCGCACCTGACCGCCGGCGCAAAGCGCGTGCTGGTCTCCGCGCCCGCCGACGGCGCCGACGCCACCATCGTCTACGGCGTCAACCACGACACGCTGACCAAGGATCACCTCATCGTTTCCAACGGAAGCTGCACCACCAACTGCCTCGCGCCGGTCGCCAAGGTGCTGAACGATCTCGTCGGCATCGAGACCGGCTTCATGACCACGATCCACGCCTATACCGGCGACCAGCCGACGCTGGACACGCTGCACAAGGATCTCTACCGCGGCCGTGCGGCGGCGATGTCGATGATCCCGACCTCGACCGGTGCCGCGAAGGCGATCGGCCTCGTGCTGCCCGAGTTGAAGGGCAAGCTCGACGGCGTCGCGATCCGCGTGCCGACCCCGAACGTCTCGGTCGTCGACCTCAAGATCGTCGCCAAGCGCTCAACCGATGCCAAGGAAGTCAACGCGGCGATGAAGCGCGCCAGCGAGCAGCAGCTCAAGGGCATCCTCGGCTACACCAGCGCGCCCAACGTCTCGATCGACTTCAACCACGATCCGCACTCCTCGACCTTCCACGAGGACCAGACCAAGGTGCAGAACGGCACGCTGGTGCGCGTGATGTCCTGGTACGACAACGAGTGGGGCTTCTCGAACCGCATGGCGGACACCGCCGTCGCGATGGCGAAGGTGATCTGA
- the tkt gene encoding transketolase, which produces MMQVDATRMAHTQVDHTRMANAIRGLSMDAVEKAKSGHPGLPMGAADIATVLFTQFLKFDAAAPAWPDRDRFVLSAGHGSMLLYSLLYLTGNAEMTLDQIKQFRQVDSLTPGHPENFRTKGIETTTGPLGQGISTAVGMALAEKMLAAEFGKKIVDHHTYVLASDGDLMEGVSQEAIAMAGHWKLNKLIVLYDDNGISIDGPTSLADSVDQVKRFKSAGWAAEKIDGHDQAAIAAAITRAKKSNKPTLIACRTTIGFGAPNKAGTSKVHGEALGADELKAAKENLGIALEPFAVADDVLKAWRAAGSRGALARQEWEARLGELGSRKRAEFERRLRHERPASLAKALKAHKKELLEKPLVAATRKSSEAAIEAIAAAMPMEFLAGSADLTGSNNNKAKSATAFSAKTPKGRFIHYGIREHGMAAAMNGIFLHGGFAPNGATFLVFTDYARPAMRLAALMGAGVVYVMTHDSIGLGEDGPTHQPVEHLAALRAIPNMRVFRPCDAIEVAECWELALNRVDGPTVLALTRQNLPQLRTTAPNDNPCAAGAYELVAAQGEAKATLFASGSEVEIAVAAQKQLAERGVASRVVSVPSLELLLAQPEAKRAAIIGNAPVKISIETAVRWGWDAVIGQDGEFIGMHSFGESGPAKELYKHFGITAEAAVNAVLKRVS; this is translated from the coding sequence GACATCGCCACCGTGCTGTTCACGCAGTTCCTGAAATTCGATGCCGCCGCGCCCGCCTGGCCGGACCGCGACCGCTTCGTGCTCTCGGCCGGCCACGGCTCGATGCTGCTCTACTCGCTGCTGTATCTCACCGGCAATGCCGAGATGACGCTGGACCAGATCAAGCAGTTCCGCCAAGTCGACTCGCTGACCCCCGGCCACCCCGAGAACTTCCGCACCAAGGGCATCGAGACCACCACCGGCCCGCTCGGCCAGGGCATCTCGACTGCGGTCGGCATGGCGCTGGCCGAGAAGATGCTCGCCGCCGAGTTCGGCAAGAAGATCGTCGACCACCACACCTATGTGCTCGCCTCCGACGGCGACCTGATGGAAGGCGTCTCGCAGGAGGCGATCGCGATGGCCGGGCACTGGAAGCTCAACAAGCTGATTGTGCTCTACGACGACAACGGCATCTCGATCGACGGCCCGACCTCGCTCGCCGATTCCGTCGATCAGGTGAAGCGCTTCAAGTCAGCGGGCTGGGCCGCCGAGAAGATCGACGGCCATGACCAGGCCGCGATCGCCGCTGCGATTACGCGCGCGAAGAAATCCAACAAGCCGACGCTGATCGCCTGCCGCACCACGATCGGCTTCGGCGCGCCGAACAAGGCCGGCACCTCGAAGGTGCACGGCGAGGCGCTGGGAGCCGACGAGCTCAAGGCCGCGAAGGAAAATCTCGGCATCGCGCTCGAGCCGTTCGCGGTCGCCGACGACGTGCTGAAGGCGTGGCGCGCAGCCGGCAGCCGCGGCGCCCTCGCACGGCAGGAATGGGAAGCGCGCCTCGGCGAGCTCGGCAGCCGCAAGCGCGCCGAGTTCGAGCGCCGCCTGCGTCATGAGCGTCCGGCTTCGCTGGCAAAGGCGCTGAAGGCGCACAAAAAGGAGCTGCTGGAGAAGCCGCTTGTTGCGGCGACGCGCAAATCGTCGGAAGCGGCAATCGAGGCGATCGCAGCCGCGATGCCGATGGAATTCCTCGCAGGCTCGGCCGATCTCACCGGCTCCAACAACAACAAGGCGAAGTCGGCGACCGCCTTCTCGGCCAAGACGCCGAAGGGCCGCTTCATCCATTACGGCATCCGCGAGCACGGCATGGCCGCCGCGATGAACGGCATTTTCCTGCATGGCGGCTTCGCGCCGAATGGCGCGACCTTCCTCGTGTTCACCGATTATGCGCGTCCGGCGATGCGCCTTGCCGCGCTGATGGGCGCCGGCGTCGTCTATGTGATGACCCACGATTCCATCGGCCTCGGCGAAGACGGCCCGACTCATCAGCCGGTCGAGCATCTCGCCGCGCTTCGCGCCATTCCCAACATGCGCGTGTTCCGTCCCTGCGATGCCATCGAGGTCGCCGAGTGCTGGGAGCTCGCGCTCAACCGCGTGGACGGCCCGACCGTGTTGGCGCTGACGCGGCAGAACCTGCCGCAGCTGCGGACCACCGCACCGAACGACAATCCCTGCGCGGCCGGTGCCTATGAACTGGTCGCGGCCCAGGGCGAAGCCAAGGCGACGCTGTTCGCCTCCGGCTCCGAGGTCGAGATCGCGGTCGCGGCCCAGAAGCAGCTCGCGGAACGCGGCGTCGCCTCGCGCGTTGTCTCCGTTCCTTCGCTCGAGCTGTTGTTAGCGCAACCAGAGGCGAAACGCGCCGCCATCATCGGCAACGCGCCAGTGAAGATCTCGATCGAGACCGCCGTGCGCTGGGGCTGGGATGCCGTGATCGGCCAGGATGGCGAATTCATCGGCATGCATTCGTTCGGCGAAAGCGGCCCTGCAAAGGAGCTTTACAAGCATTTCGGCATTACCGCCGAGGCCGCGGTTAACGCTGTGCTGAAGCGCGTTTCCTGA